The Ananas comosus cultivar F153 linkage group 22, ASM154086v1, whole genome shotgun sequence genome segment AGCATGGATCCGAGTAGACCGAATAAAGCACCAGAAGCACCCACAGAAATGCTGTTTCTAAGGAGAAGAGCTGAGAGGACACTACCGCCAAACCCCGATAGCAAGTATGTAAGCCCAATACGAACTGAAAGGCAGGGAACAAATGATCACTCTTATAGAGAAGTATGTTGAATGAATAACTGTACAACTACAAATGATACCAAATCATCAAATTCGTTTTCTCAGTTAAGTCCTACCGAATCCAAATTGCTGTTCGAGACGGATTCCGATGAAAATCAGGCTCAGCATATTAACAAGCAAGTGGATAAGACCTGCATGTAGCCAAATACAGGTAATGAGCCTCCATCCCTGATGTTGACGAACTACCTTGCTCCATTCAAGAGCCCCCATCCTTTCCAATCTGAAAAAAAGGAGTAGAAAAGTAAATCAATAACAGGGAACTATATCCACCTCTTACACAACTTCAGCTAAAGCTAAAACTGGATAAAAAAGTATGCGaagaaattttctaaaaaaggtTCTATGTCCTTCAAAAGTTCTACGTATCGAAAATCAGAAGTTCAGATACCTACTTATGAATCGAACATTGTACACCATTAATTATTAGGACAACTTGATGCCTAAGTAATATTCTATtagaatttattttcttttacagtAGACCACATTCAtcgaattatattttaattttagcgCATGGATCATCAGATATTGCGTGTAGTGCATGAGGTGTACagatacaccgggtgcaggaaGTAATTTTCCCGAAAAGATTGCATTGCAGAAGAGTGAAGAGAAAGAAATACTGACTATATGTCCACGCCCACCCACCCTTTAAAACTAATCCATCCTCTCAGAATGAAAGGCTAGTGACACCAAATGAAAAGTTGCCACTCCCTTACCAAAGCTTCTGCAGCAAGCGATCACAAGCAATAGACCTAACTTTATACGAAATTGACAATCTATATATCAGACAAGAAgtaaaagaagaggagaaaaaaaagaagaagaaaaaaacaacgATAGAAATCTCAAGTGGGTAGTAAAAAATTGGATAAATTGCACTACTTTTCTCCAAACTTTTAACCTGGTTTCACTTTAATCCTTGAACTTAAGTTGGAAATTCGAcactccaaaattttttttttgagagataggtagcacgctacccgcttcgttttttcatttagaaataaacttagctagaaatgtgaatcaactaggattcgaacttgggtctcgggtaccaaccaccaagccctttgccacttgctctagggacggtcggtgacactccaaaattttgaaagcattttatttttgttcgtCCTCATCTACTATCAAAGAAAACATTATTTCCTGCACGCGGTGCATCCGTACATTCACCCAGCGCGCATCGATCAGCACTCATTCCAACCCAAGCTCATACTTCGATCACATGTAACACCCATTGAGTGAGTTGTGTTCCTTTGTCTACTTAGAAATTAAATGGTTAGATTGAGAAAAAAACGAAATGCCTTGATGATTCACGATGCACTGATGTAtgttgaatatatgtattaaaaacatcattctctcgtagcttaagcttttggagaacatCAATGGTTTCATTtcttaagttcaaatttaaattctaatataagttTGATACTTGAATttagttctaaatttaaattttgacttcgaacataaatttgaattgtaaattcaaattttatgtttagactgtgagttcaaatttgaattcaaatcttGATTATGGAATTGAATAGtacgtttaaattttaattaaaatttaatttttttaatttcaattgttGGAAcatgattccgattccgattccaattccgattcctcTTGTGAACAcagcaaattgaagtttttatCATTCAGTGTTCTATTCCGATTCCATTCATATTCCAATTTCGATTCGTATTCTGAACCAAACGTTTCCAGGACTACTACGGCAGTTTACTAACGTAAACCCAAAATCTCAACACTCAAATGCATTAAGGCCTAGTTTAGTAGTGCAGAGGAAGCACTCCCAATCTTTTCTCCTCCGATGCTATATAATTGCGATAGCAACCGTCGCCGCAGAAGAAGAATGTAAccataattttattagtattggaggagagatgagaagcgctttcgtttctttttttttttcttttttttttggggatcTCGTAATGCGTAAAAGGAGGTGCTCTTGATCAAAAACGCAATCTCAAAGTACTGAAGCCCTGAAGcctaaaaaaaaacatttctttttttttaaaaaagaaagggaacCGAGAcgcagagaggagagaggagagaggagagaggaagtAGAAATGGGTTATGGAGCGTACGTGGAAGAGGAGGGGCCGAGGAGGGGGTTCTCGCGGAGCGGCTGGAAggagaggcggcggaggaagcgGGCGGCGCAGGGCCCGTAGGGCGTGTAGTGGGCGGGGCAGTTGTTGAGCACCATCTCCGCCACGAACACCCCCACGCTCGCCACCACGATCGCCGGCACCAACCACGCCCGCCACCTCCCCGTAATCTCCCTCTCCCACtcccactccccctccccctccgccgccacAACACCGCCGCGCTTCGTCCCGCCGCCGCTGCTCGCCATCTCCGCCGCGCTTtccctcgtcgtcgtcctcctcgtcctcgaAGATGGTTCGGTTGCGTTTGCTTGGGtttgaagaagaggaggaggattgtTCGGTGAGGGAGATGATGCGCGTGTGTAACTGTGCAtgaaagagatagagaaagagagagagtctagaGAGTTGTGCTGGCGCCTGGCGGTTTGGTTGCGTTGGGGATTTTTATGTACGGGAAACAATGTTTAGAATTTATTGtttggaaagaaaaaggaagtgAGAGCGAGACGTGGAAAGTAACTCGGCGTCCGTAACTCGGTGGATGGGGACAGAGAGACAAGTATTTGTTCCCTGCGCCTGGTCTATCTTTGCACCACACTCACCGCGCATTTTCGGCCTCCTTTATATAAAGTTgctaattttctattttcttccataaaattttttatataaagttGTATGGAAAGGGATAGTGATTTATTTGCAATCCTTATatgcaaaatatttatttttcaataaaaattaaaaaaaattaaaaatcatttttttttgcttctatttttttttttttattcgtcTTTGTTATTTGGTTAATAAGTATGTTGTAAACTAACTAACCGTTGgcaacaaacaaaaaatatttttatcggTATATCAAATTATCTGAAAGTAgtatttaaaagaataaaatgatgtcaaatatgacattaaatactcctaaatattagatatatcatatattatatactaaattatattttaattcagtaaaattatattttaactttaactaTTGaactattaattataaaataaatatggtGGATGTGATGCACAGATATGCACAGTGTATGCAGTAAATTACTCTTGCCAAGTGGAGGCGACAAAGAAAGAAGTTATGCCGAAGTAGTTATCGGAATACGCGGAACAAGCAGTATTCGGATTCGGGGTGGGAGTTGTATATCGAGGGAGCTGGGCCTGACATGTGAGGGCCATAAGAAAGTGGGCCCCGCACGTCAATGTAATGGCCTTTGGTGCATATAGTTGTGTAATGTGGGCTGTGtcgggccggcacggcccacatttttcgTGCCAATTCAGGCTAAGGGGCCGGCCCGGTTCCAAATTCGGACCCACCACGGTCCTTCGGCCCGAAAGCTCTGGGCTGGTCCcctaaaatgtttaattttttatttttttaaaaaatatataaaatataaaatataaaaaaaataattatttcaatttc includes the following:
- the LOC109727690 gene encoding RHOMBOID-like protein 2, which translates into the protein MHSYTRASSPSPNNPPPLLQTQANATEPSSRTRRTTTRESAAEMASSGGGTKRGGVVAAEGEGEWEWEREITGRWRAWLVPAIVVASVGVFVAEMVLNNCPAHYTPYGPCAARFLRRLSFQPLRENPLLGPSSSTLERMGALEWSKVVRQHQGWRLITCIWLHAGLIHLLVNMLSLIFIGIRLEQQFGFVRIGLTYLLSGFGGSVLSALLLRNSISVGASGALFGLLGSMLSELITNWTIYSNKAAALLTLLFIIAINLAIGILPHVDNFAHIGGFLTGFLLGFVLFPRPRFGWNERHDLPLSRQMRSKYKPYQFVLWVVALVLLLAGFTIGLVMLFKEKNLNDHCHWCHYLNCVPTSRWSCDT